One stretch of Terriglobales bacterium DNA includes these proteins:
- a CDS encoding lmo0937 family membrane protein: MLWTLFVVLLVLWLLGVVSSYTLGGFIHILLVLAVIALIFQLISGRRTVV; the protein is encoded by the coding sequence ATGCTGTGGACCCTGTTTGTCGTCCTGTTAGTTCTATGGCTGCTGGGAGTGGTGAGCAGCTACACCCTGGGCGGATTCATTCACATTCTGCTGGTGCTGGCAGTGATTGCGTTGATCTTCCAGCTCATCAGCGGCCGCCGGACAGTCGTATAG
- a CDS encoding MBL fold metallo-hydrolase, translated as MLHLVLPVGPLQCNCSIIAAEQSREAIVIDPGDEIEGILALIREHKLTVRQIVITHAHIDHVGGAMKLKQATAAPILLNQNDLALLRMLDVQAAWVGMRSPGKVEIDASLAEGDAIRAGSIVGTVMHTPGHTEGSVCLYIPAEKLLLAGDTLFAGSIGRTDLPGGSLPAILRSLHTRVLALPDETGVIPGHGPATTIGKERATNPFLTGKIAGQYARE; from the coding sequence ATGCTTCACCTCGTCCTCCCCGTCGGCCCGCTCCAATGCAACTGTTCCATCATTGCCGCCGAGCAGTCTCGCGAAGCCATCGTCATCGACCCAGGTGACGAAATCGAGGGAATCCTCGCCCTCATCCGCGAGCACAAGCTGACTGTCCGCCAGATTGTCATCACCCACGCGCACATCGACCACGTCGGCGGCGCCATGAAGCTCAAGCAGGCCACCGCCGCGCCCATTCTGCTGAACCAGAACGACCTCGCGCTGCTCAGGATGCTCGATGTGCAGGCCGCATGGGTCGGCATGCGCTCGCCCGGCAAAGTGGAAATCGACGCCAGCCTCGCCGAGGGCGACGCCATCCGCGCCGGCTCCATCGTGGGCACGGTCATGCACACCCCTGGACACACCGAGGGCAGCGTCTGCCTCTACATTCCCGCGGAAAAACTTCTGCTCGCCGGCGACACGCTCTTCGCCGGCAGCATCGGCCGCACCGATCTGCCCGGCGGCTCGCTGCCCGCCATCCTGCGCTCGCTGCACACCCGCGTCCTCGCCCTGCCCGACGAAACCGGCGTCATCCCCGGCCACGGCCCGGCAACGACGATCGGCAAGGAGCGCGCAACCAATCCATTCCTGACAGGAAAAATCGCCGGCCAATACGCGCGCGAGTGA
- a CDS encoding pyridoxal phosphate-dependent aminotransferase: MKFSSRTSWDLGPNRLASALAEARAAGREILDLTESNPTRCGFQYNEREILGALSDQQSLVYEPEPRGLPRAREAVAGYYTARGAEISSEQIFLTTSTSEGHSHLFRLLCDAGDEVLAPSPSYPLFDFLAALDNVRLVRYPLVYDHGWQIDLHALEQAITPRTRAVMLVHPNNPTGSYVSAGERDALNALCRERGLALVADEVFLDYPHDGPARTSFAGNAEALTFVLSGLSKIAALPQMKAAWVAASGPQELVAAATARLEVIADTFLSMNAPVQHALPVLLAQRVNEQIQARVARNLAELDRQLGAQKPVSRLNVEAGWYAVLRVPAVGNDDDLAVELVRREGVLAHPGHFYDFQREGFLVVSLIAPVAAFAEGMKRVLRVVG, encoded by the coding sequence GTGAAATTCTCCTCCCGCACATCGTGGGACCTGGGGCCGAACCGGCTGGCGTCGGCGCTGGCGGAAGCGCGGGCGGCGGGGCGGGAGATTCTGGACCTGACCGAATCGAACCCGACGCGCTGCGGGTTCCAGTACAACGAGCGCGAGATCCTTGGGGCCTTGAGTGACCAGCAGTCGCTCGTCTACGAGCCGGAGCCGCGCGGGCTGCCGCGCGCGCGGGAAGCGGTGGCCGGGTATTACACCGCGCGCGGAGCGGAGATTTCTTCGGAGCAGATTTTTCTTACGACCAGCACAAGCGAAGGCCATTCGCACCTGTTTCGACTGCTGTGCGATGCGGGCGACGAGGTGCTGGCGCCGAGTCCGAGTTATCCGCTGTTCGATTTTCTGGCGGCGCTCGACAACGTGCGGCTGGTGCGGTATCCGCTGGTCTACGACCACGGGTGGCAAATTGATTTGCACGCGCTGGAGCAGGCGATTACGCCGCGCACGCGCGCGGTGATGCTGGTGCATCCCAACAATCCCACCGGATCGTATGTGAGCGCGGGCGAGCGCGATGCGCTGAATGCACTCTGTCGCGAGCGCGGGTTGGCGCTGGTGGCAGATGAGGTGTTTCTGGATTATCCGCATGATGGCCCGGCGCGGACGAGCTTTGCCGGGAATGCGGAGGCGCTCACGTTCGTGCTGAGCGGCCTCTCGAAGATTGCGGCCCTGCCGCAGATGAAGGCGGCGTGGGTGGCGGCGTCGGGGCCGCAGGAGTTGGTGGCGGCCGCGACCGCGCGGCTGGAGGTCATTGCCGACACCTTTCTCTCGATGAACGCGCCGGTGCAGCACGCGTTGCCGGTGCTTCTGGCGCAGCGCGTAAACGAGCAGATCCAGGCGCGCGTCGCGCGAAACCTGGCCGAACTGGACCGGCAGCTGGGGGCGCAGAAACCGGTTTCGCGACTCAACGTCGAAGCGGGATGGTATGCGGTGTTGCGCGTGCCGGCAGTGGGCAACGATGACGACCTGGCGGTGGAACTGGTCCGGCGCGAGGGGGTCCTGGCGCATCCCGGGCATTTTTATGATTTTCAGCGGGAAGGATTTCTGGTGGTCAGCTTGATTGCGCCGGTTGCAGCGTTTGCGGAGGGGATGAAGCGGGTGTTGCGGGTAGTTGGGTAG
- the pheA gene encoding prephenate dehydratase gives MALRVAIQGELGSFSHAAAGQMLPGCSVVPCAVSLDVFNALRARRVDAAVIPIENTLAGPVSEHYDLLLERPVFIQREFRLRIEHNLLAAPGVKLAGVRRVLSHPVALAQCRDFFKRHRNIEPVPFYDTAGSVKHVMARQLSDTAAIAGRAAAREYGARFLLRGIEDDKQNFTRFYLVLRAGRPLPRANKTSIAFFLKNQPGALYRALSGFASRGISLSKIESRPVRGRPWEYVFFADFLRGDDRESRAALRDLARAAQRVKLLGVYPEAK, from the coding sequence ATGGCCTTGCGCGTCGCCATCCAGGGAGAGCTCGGCTCGTTCAGCCACGCCGCCGCCGGGCAAATGCTGCCCGGCTGCTCCGTCGTCCCATGCGCCGTCTCGCTCGACGTCTTCAACGCCCTGCGCGCCCGCCGCGTCGATGCCGCCGTGATCCCCATCGAGAACACGCTCGCCGGCCCCGTCAGCGAGCACTACGACCTGCTCCTCGAGCGCCCGGTCTTCATCCAGCGCGAATTCCGCCTGCGTATCGAGCACAACCTGCTCGCCGCCCCCGGCGTGAAGCTTGCCGGCGTCCGCCGCGTGCTCTCTCATCCCGTCGCGCTCGCGCAATGCCGCGACTTTTTCAAGCGCCACCGCAACATCGAACCGGTGCCCTTCTACGACACCGCCGGAAGCGTGAAGCACGTCATGGCCCGGCAGCTGAGCGACACCGCCGCCATCGCCGGACGCGCGGCCGCCCGCGAATACGGCGCGCGCTTCCTGCTCCGCGGCATCGAAGACGACAAGCAGAACTTCACCCGCTTCTACCTGGTGCTGCGGGCCGGCAGACCGCTCCCCCGCGCCAACAAGACTTCGATTGCGTTTTTCCTGAAGAACCAGCCCGGCGCCTTGTACCGCGCGCTCAGCGGCTTCGCGTCGCGCGGCATCAGCCTCAGCAAAATCGAATCGCGCCCCGTTCGCGGACGCCCCTGGGAGTACGTCTTCTTCGCCGACTTCCTCCGCGGCGACGACCGCGAATCCCGGGCCGCGCTCCGCGATCTCGCCCGCGCCGCCCAGCGCGTCAAGCTCCTCGGGGTTTACCCCGAAGCGAAATGA